GTCCTTGCCAGTCGCAGTGACCTTCATACGGACCACGCCCATGCCGTTGATCGTGCCGCCGACCAGCGTATCTCCGACGCCCTTTTCAACAGGCATCGGTTCGCCCGTAATCATGGACTCGTCGGCGAAGGTCGAGCCGGAGATGACCTCGCCATCCAGCGGGAACTTGCTCCCAGGACGCACGAGCAGGATCTGACCGCGGCGGATGTCGGAAACGGGCGTTTCGGTTTCCTCGTCGCCGTTCACGACAATGGCCGTTTCGGGCGCAAGGTTGAGCAGTGCCTCGATAGCAGCACCCGCGCGGCCCTTGGCGCGGGCCTCTAGCGTGCGGCCCAGCAGGATCAGCGTCATGATGACCATCGCGGCCTCGTAGTAGACGCTATTTGTTTCACCCGGCAGCGCACTCGGCCAGAAGGTCGCGACGATGGAATAGAAGTACGCAGCCCCTGCGCCCAGCGCGACGAGGCTGTTCATCTCCGGGCCGCCACGCAGCAGCGAGGGGATGCCCTTTGCAAAGAAAACGCGACCGGGGCCGAGGATGAGCAGGGTCGTCAGGACGAACTCTACAAGCCGCAGGTTCTGCATCCCGACGACACCCATGATCGCCTCATGAAGCGGCGGATAAAGGTGGCCGCCCATTTCCACGAAGGCCACGGGAATCGTCAGTACCGCCGCCACCAAGAGGCGCAGCGCCATCTGGCGCGACTCGCTCATTTTCTTGCTGGAGGTCGTTGGCTGTTCGTCCACAGGTTTCGATGCGGGGAAACCTGCATTGGTCAGCGCCTCGATCACATCATCGAGCCGACCGCCGTCCATCAGGACTTTTGCCTTTTCCGTCGCGAGGTTGACGCTTACCGCTTCGACGCCGTTCACGCGGCCAGCGATCTTTTCGACACGCGACACGCAGGAGGCGCAGCTCATGCCTTCTATATTGAGTATGACTTCATCTGACATCGTTCTGCCTTTCCGTTTGAAAGGTACCTAGTCATTCCAGTTACTGGAAGGTCAAGGATAGTATTGACGATCCTTTTTCGAACCACAACATATCTACCAAACAATGGAGATTGAGATGAAATTCCTCGTCAGCGATATGACGTGCAACCACTGCAAAGCGACAATCGAAAACGCGATTCATAACCTTGACGGCAATGCCAAGGTTTCAGTCGACCTTGCTTCAAAGACAGTCGACGTCGAAACCACCCGTGGTCAACAGCACATTCTGAACACTCTGGTAGGCGCCGGTTTCGAAGCCCGCGTGGTTTAAAGCCAGCCGCGCCACCGGAAATATGCCCATGTCGCGACCGCTGACGTCAGCATCGCGGCAAGGGCCACGGGATAGGCCCACGGCACCTGAAGTTCAGGCATGTTGGCAAAGTTCATCCCGTAGATAGAAGCGATCAGTGTGGGCGGCGTAAAGAGCGCCGCGACCACCGAGATGATCCGCACCGTCGCGTTCTGCGCCAGATTGACCATGCCGAGCGTGGCATCCGTGGTTAGTCCGATCCGGCTTCCCAAGAAATCCGCATGAACGGCAAGCGCCTGAATATCGCGCGTCTGGGCATTGGCGGCGTGTTTCAGCGCCTTCGTGTCCTCGCGCGTCGTGAGGTTCTGGACGTAGTAGCTAAGCATCCGTTCGCAGGTCGTCAGACCGAGCCTGATACGCCCCAGAAGGTCGCCCTGCCGCCCGACTTGGCGCAGTACTTCGAGCAGTTCGTCAGAGTCCGGCGCCTCCGGATTACGGTAGATATTCGCCGACATGTCATCGACGCTGATGCCAATCCCTTCGAGGAGGTCAGCCAGTCGCCCAACGATTTCTTCAATCAGGCCGAGGAATATCCGCTCGTGCGTCGCGCATCCGACCGCCGTCCGTTCGGGGCGCTGCGGGTAGGTCTCGAACGGACGCGAGATGCGGTGCCGGACAGTGACCAGTTGCTGCGGGGTCAGGATAAACGTCACGGGGCTGGCGACGGGCGTGCTGCCTTCAGACAGACCGGGCAGTACCACCGTCATCACGTCGACTTCGCCCTCACGGTAGAGGCGGTTCGAGATCTCAATTTCTTCCATCTCGGCCAGCGTCGGAACAGAGATGCCCAGCGCCTCGACCTGTGCGATCTGTTCGGGCGTTCCGCTGAACAGATCGATCCACATCGCCGACCCCAGATCGTCATCAGGCCCAAGCGCCACGAGACGGTTGTTTCGGGTGATATAGGCGTTCAGCATAGTAGGTCTTTCCGGAAATAACTTACCACGCAAATAGCGCGCCCGCACTTCCTGACCAATCCTGCCTAGAGGATGAAATCGTCCGCCGTGAGGTCGTAGACGCCCTTGAGCTTGATCACCATTTCCGCCCCGCGATCATCGTCGGTGTCGATAGAAATGACCGTCATATCATTGCGCCGACCGCGATAGTCGAAGACCTCATAAGACACCGTGCCAGCATTCCCCGTCCCAGCATCGTCCGTTCCAATGAACCTGAAAGTGTTCTCTCCACTCCAGACCGTGCTGGCGTCGATCTGCGACAGGTCGATCAGGTCGAGCCCTTGCTGAAAGTCGCGAATAAGGTCCGCATTCGTAATCTTTTTGCTGCTATCGGCCGTTTTGGTAAACACGAACACGTCCGCCTGCGCCCCACCGATTAGCACGTCCTGACCACGGTCACCTTGAAGAATATCCTGACCGGAGTTGCCCTTCAGCAGGTCGTCATCTTTGCCGCCGAAAATCCTGTCATGGCCAGCGCTGCCGATCAGCACATCGTTATCCGCGCCGCCGACGAGCACATCATCGCCTTTCCGGCCAATCAGCCGATCCAGTCCGTCATTGCCGGAAATCGCGTTATTCCCGCCTGTCCCGACTATGTGATCGTGGCCCGATCCGCCAATCGCATTTTCAATCCCGCGAATAGTGTCCACGCCGTAGCCTGTGTCCTGCTCACCCCGATAAGACATCCTGAGCGCTACATCGGCCTCACCATCAAAGATTAACCAATCGGCCCCGAAGCCGCCGTAAATGTTGTCATTGCCCGCATCGGCGTAGAAAACATCATCGCCCTCGCCGCCGTATGCCACATCGTCCCCGACGCCGCCAAAGACCCAGTCCGCTCCATCTCCGCCGTATATCGTATCGTGGCCCGCGAGGCCCGACAGCGTGTTATCCGCAGCATTTCCGCTGAGGATATTATCTTGCGCGTTACCGTAGCCATCGATTGCAGCGGCTCCCGTCAACACAAGGTTGAGAACACCGTCAATCTCGGGCAGCGCGGTGGATGCATCGCGGTAGAGCGTCGCGGGGTACGCGATTGGATCGGTCGCTGAACTGGTGACACTTTCGCTTTGTCCGTACCCGTCGGTATAGCTCACTGTCACGGTAATCGCGGCCCCGAGGTCGGCTTCGGTCAAAAGATAAGTCGAGGCTGTCGCGCCCGGGATTGCGGAGCCATCGCGCTTCCACTGGTAGCCGAAAGTGCCAAGACCGTCCTCGTCTGCAAGCGTGTTGAGGACCGAAAGCGTCGCGCCTTCTTGTTCCGCCCCGATTATCGAGACCGAACCGGTCGGGCTATCGTTCACGTTCATGATCGCGCCAGTAGCGGCACTCGTCACGCTTTCCGTCGTGCGGTAGCCGTCGGTGTAGCTGACGGTCACGGTTATAGCCTTATCAACATCGGCTTGGGTCAACGCATACGTTGTCGCGGTCGCACCCGAAATAGCTGCGCCATCGCGCTTCCACTGGTAGCTGAACGCGCCGAGGCCGTCCTCGTCGGCAAGCGTATTAAGAATGGAAAGCGTAGAACCCTCGCGCTCAGTTCCCGCAATGGCCACCGAGCCGGTCGGGCTATCATTCACGTTCGCAATTGCCCCAGTAGCGGCACTCGTTACGCTTTCTGTCGTCCCGAAGCTGTCGGTGTAACTAACGGTCGCTGTGATGGCCTTACTTACGTCGTCCTGCGTCAACGCATATGTCTCAGCGTTTGCACCAGAAATGGCCACGCCATCACGCTTCCATTGATAGTTCAACGCGCCGAGGCCGTCTTCGTCTGCAAGCGTGTTAATGATCGATAACGTTGCGCCTTCTTGTTCCGGGCCGATGATGGAGACGGCTCCGGTCGGACTGTCGTTTACGTTCGCGATTGCCCCAGTTGCAACACTCGTCACGCTTTCCGTCGTGCCGTAGCCGTCGGTATAGCTGACAGTCACGGAGATGCCTTTGCCCACATCGGTTTGGGTCAGCGCATAAGTCGCAGCGGTCGCCCCTGAAATGGCGACGCCATCGCGCTTCCACTGATAGCCGAACGCTCCGAGGCCGTCGGCATCGACAAGCGTGTTGAGGATGGACAGAACCGCCCCCTCCGCCTCCGTGCCCTCAATAACAATCGACCCCGTCGGAGCGGAGTTCGAACCCGTAATGAGCGCGGTCGCGGCGCTACTCACGGTCTCGGCTGTGCCAAAATCGTCGGTGTAACTCACGATGACGGTGATCGCGCTTCCGACATCGCTATTGGTCAGGATATAGGTCGCGCCGTTTGCACCCCCGATGTCGGCCCCATCCCGCTGCCACTGGTAGCTGAACGCACCAAGGCCGTCTTCGTCGGCGATGGTGTTGACGATAGAAAGCGTCTCGCCGCGCTCTTCAGTGCCGGAAATCACCACTGAACCCGTCGGGTCAAAGTTCACCAGTCCCGACAGCGCAATGCTGCTACCGCCCGACATGAGGAACTGGCGGAAGCCGTCGAGGTTGTAGCCGAGTGTCAGCTCGGACCAGAAAACTTCTCCGTCCGCGTCGTAGAAGTAGAGGCTGTCGAGGCCCCATTCAAAATCCAGCACCACATCGGAGCCGCACTGGTAGGTCAGCAGGAAGGTATCCGCATCGGAGCCGCCCACGAGCGTATCGTCACCCTCGGCCCCCACGAGGTAGTCAATGCCTGCCCCGCCTTCGAGGTAGTCATTGCCCGCCGAGCCGTAGAGGTCGTCGTTACCATCGTCGCCATAAAGGCTATCGTTGCCCGAGTTGCCGACGAGGAAATTGTTCGCATTGTTGCCGTAGATCAGGTCGTCGCCCGAACCGCCGATGGCGTTCTCGATGACCGTGCCTACGGCCAGCGTGAGGTTGCCAGTCAGACCGCCGATGTTCGACACGCTCGGCGCGGTGTCGGTGGACGACGAGATCGTCAGGTTCAGCAGCTGGTCATAATTCCACCCCGACATATCCAGCGTATCAATGCCGCCCGCATCAACGATGCAGTAGGCATTGTCGTAGCTGTAGGTCCCGAGGTTCGCCATGAGCTTGTCGGTGCCGGACGAAATGTTGGTGTTGAAGCCGTAAACGGTGTCACCCAGAAACGCGCTGCCGGTGCCAAAAGTGGTGCCGTTGTAACTCTGCGATCCATATAGCGCATCGAGCGCCAGAAGATCGGCTGCCATGACC
Above is a window of Marivivens aquimaris DNA encoding:
- a CDS encoding magnesium transporter CorA family protein — encoded protein: MLNAYITRNNRLVALGPDDDLGSAMWIDLFSGTPEQIAQVEALGISVPTLAEMEEIEISNRLYREGEVDVMTVVLPGLSEGSTPVASPVTFILTPQQLVTVRHRISRPFETYPQRPERTAVGCATHERIFLGLIEEIVGRLADLLEGIGISVDDMSANIYRNPEAPDSDELLEVLRQVGRQGDLLGRIRLGLTTCERMLSYYVQNLTTREDTKALKHAANAQTRDIQALAVHADFLGSRIGLTTDATLGMVNLAQNATVRIISVVAALFTPPTLIASIYGMNFANMPELQVPWAYPVALAAMLTSAVATWAYFRWRGWL
- a CDS encoding heavy-metal-associated domain-containing protein, which gives rise to MKFLVSDMTCNHCKATIENAIHNLDGNAKVSVDLASKTVDVETTRGQQHILNTLVGAGFEARVV
- a CDS encoding M10 family metallopeptidase C-terminal domain-containing protein, encoding MADGTLQELADFLATGYWDAAGSFTRRWNLTDTGPGAMNGQITYSVSGNWVDSDGISSTHADLVRTAFQYLENITGIDFVETTSTGYDEVNIAFGNNYSGAYSYLDNGFWDVYPDSAIATHAVVNVSPTWYNGGANVENDYVLQTFIHEILHALGLGHQGYYNGSANYPTDADFDNDSWQNSIMSYFTTTENTTVDADFAFLQSVMAADLLALDALYGSQSYNGTTFGTGSAFLGDTVYGFNTNISSGTDKLMANLGTYSYDNAYCIVDAGGIDTLDMSGWNYDQLLNLTISSSTDTAPSVSNIGGLTGNLTLAVGTVIENAIGGSGDDLIYGNNANNFLVGNSGNDSLYGDDGNDDLYGSAGNDYLEGGAGIDYLVGAEGDDTLVGGSDADTFLLTYQCGSDVVLDFEWGLDSLYFYDADGEVFWSELTLGYNLDGFRQFLMSGGSSIALSGLVNFDPTGSVVISGTEERGETLSIVNTIADEDGLGAFSYQWQRDGADIGGANGATYILTNSDVGSAITVIVSYTDDFGTAETVSSAATALITGSNSAPTGSIVIEGTEAEGAVLSILNTLVDADGLGAFGYQWKRDGVAISGATAATYALTQTDVGKGISVTVSYTDGYGTTESVTSVATGAIANVNDSPTGAVSIIGPEQEGATLSIINTLADEDGLGALNYQWKRDGVAISGANAETYALTQDDVSKAITATVSYTDSFGTTESVTSAATGAIANVNDSPTGSVAIAGTEREGSTLSILNTLADEDGLGAFSYQWKRDGAAISGATATTYALTQADVDKAITVTVSYTDGYRTTESVTSAATGAIMNVNDSPTGSVSIIGAEQEGATLSVLNTLADEDGLGTFGYQWKRDGSAIPGATASTYLLTEADLGAAITVTVSYTDGYGQSESVTSSATDPIAYPATLYRDASTALPEIDGVLNLVLTGAAAIDGYGNAQDNILSGNAADNTLSGLAGHDTIYGGDGADWVFGGVGDDVAYGGEGDDVFYADAGNDNIYGGFGADWLIFDGEADVALRMSYRGEQDTGYGVDTIRGIENAIGGSGHDHIVGTGGNNAISGNDGLDRLIGRKGDDVLVGGADNDVLIGSAGHDRIFGGKDDDLLKGNSGQDILQGDRGQDVLIGGAQADVFVFTKTADSSKKITNADLIRDFQQGLDLIDLSQIDASTVWSGENTFRFIGTDDAGTGNAGTVSYEVFDYRGRRNDMTVISIDTDDDRGAEMVIKLKGVYDLTADDFIL